A part of Apostichopus japonicus isolate 1M-3 chromosome 10, ASM3797524v1, whole genome shotgun sequence genomic DNA contains:
- the LOC139974836 gene encoding WD repeat and FYVE domain-containing protein 2-like → MAENRARPKSRKPTLLSKLEGCGGVVNKAVIIPKEDGIISVSDDRTVRVWLKRDSGMYWPSICHSLPSGCSTMEFNTETNRLFIGLDNGSISEFHLSEDYNRITFRRDYSAHESRVAAVIFSLTSEMVLSVGRDKFLQWHDSEIGRRLGGYKLNAWGTCLQFDDESKHTFVGDYSGTITIIRVADNGHQLVTTLNGHSGSVRSLCWDKNKKLLFSGSFDQSIIVWDIGGNKGTAFELQGHSSKVEALFFCNQSNQLLSSGEDSRLVVWNMENKRQETPEWQESDICQKCNEPFFWNFKEMWNAKTIGVRQHHCRRCGKALCDKCSCFRSTLPAMGFEFEVRVCESCSQEITDEEKAPMATFHDVKQSVVSLHVDEVKGQLVTCGTDRVIKLWDVASLLA, encoded by the exons ATGGCGGAAAATAGAGCGAGGCCAAAATCAAGAAAGCCAACACTACTTAGCAAGTTAGAAGGATGTGGCGGTGTTGTCAATAAAGCTGTCATTATTCCCAAAGAAGATGGTATTATCAGTGTTAGTGACGACAG GACTGTCAGAGTATGGCTAAAGCGAGACAGTGGAATGTACTGGCCCAGTATATGCCACTCGTTGCCAA GTGGGTGCTCAACCATGGAGTTTAACACAGAGACCAACCGTCTGTTCATCGGCTTAGATAATGGCTCAATTTCAGAGTTTCATCTCTCTGAAGATTACAACAGAATAACATTCAGAAGAGACTACTCAG CTCACGAGAGCAGAGTTGCTGCAGTTATCTTTTCCCTCACATCAGAGATGGTTCTCAGTGTTGGCAGAGACAAGTTCCTCCAGTGGCACGACAGCGAAATAGGAAGGCGTCTCGGTGGTTACAAGTTAAACGCATGGGGAACATGTTTACA ATTTGACGATGAATCGAAACACACGTTTGTTGGAGATTATTCAGgaaccatcaccatcatcagaGTCGCAGATAACGGCCATCAACTGGTCACGACGCTAAACGGACACTCAG GAAGTGTAAGAAGTTTGTGTTgggacaaaaacaaaaagcttCTGTTCTCTGGAAGTTTTGACCAATCAATCATCGTCTGGGATATCGGCGGTAACAAAGGCACAGCGTTTGAACTGCAAGGACATTC AAGTAAAGTTGAAGCCTTGTTTTTCTGCAACCAAAGTAATCAGCTTCTGTCCAGTGGAGAGGACAGTCGATTAGTGGTTTGGAATATGGAAAACAAAAGGCAGGAG ACGCCAGAATGGCAAGAAAGTGACATTTGTCAAAAGTGCAATGAACCCTTCTTCTGGAACTTCAAAGAAATGTGGAATGCTAAGACTATCGGAGTTCGGCAG CATCACTGTCGGAGATGCGGAAAAGCTCTCTGCGATAAATGCAGCTGCTTCAGATCCACCCTGCCGGCCATGGGGTTCGAATTTGAGGTCAGAGTATGTGAGAGCTGTTCGCAAGAAATTACAGATGAAGA GAAAGCACCAATGGCTACATTCCACGATGTAAAGCAGAGCGTTGTATCTCTACATGTAgacgaggtcaaaggtcaactggTGACTTGCGGAACAGATAGGGTGATAAAA TTGTGGGATGTTGCATCGCTGTTGGCTTGA